In Schistocerca nitens isolate TAMUIC-IGC-003100 chromosome 10, iqSchNite1.1, whole genome shotgun sequence, a single window of DNA contains:
- the LOC126209886 gene encoding uncharacterized protein LOC126209886 produces the protein MRRDESIEQLADRIRNINAQTYELVEDENENRIQLFEADQRALDTFIHGLCGEEVNKAVRLEGCKIFQEAVEAAVGFVEALRRPNDMRKEERRVFNSNVECYRCNRPGHKRKDCKENRTCHKCGIQGHLARNCRNKKKPNVSSRQLGRSLNECGDVRATTASAPCPRQ, from the coding sequence ATGCGGCGTGACGAATCTATCGAGCAATTAGCTGATAGAATCCGAAACATAAATGCTCAGACTTACGAGCTTGTAGAGGACGAAAATGAGAACCGGATCCAGCTTTTCGAAGCCGATCAGAGAGCACTTGACACATTCATCCATGGGTTGTGTGGGGAAGAAGTAAACAAAGCAGTCAGACTCGAAGGCTGTAAAATATTTCAAGAAGCAGTAGAGGCAGCAGTTGGTTTTGTCGAAGCATTGAGACGCCCAAATGACATGCGAAAGGAAGAACGTCGCGTGTTCAACTCAAATGTGGAATGTTACCGATGCAATAGGCCCGGTCACAAGCGCAAGGACTGTAAGGAGAACAGGACCTGCCACAAATGTGGGATACAGGGTCACTTAGCGAGGAACTGTCGCAACAAAAAGAAACCAAATGTGAGCAGTAGACAACTCGGCAGATCTTTAAACGAGTGCGGGGACGTACGTGCTACCACAGCGTCCGCCCCTTGCCCGAGGCAGTGA